A genomic stretch from Spongiibacter nanhainus includes:
- a CDS encoding proton-conducting transporter membrane subunit, which yields MSIDALLSWTLFIPLLAVVGIVVFGRNENLREASSLIAAAVLFGLVYTLFGHFQGGAEIAVSWIEILPGLDIAFKVETTGMVFALIASSLWFVTVLYAIGYMRGHSEQNQTRFYACFAVAISAVMGIAFAENLFTLFVFYEVLSLCTYPLVTHAGNDKAKQGGRIYLGILLGTSIALFLPAIIATWMLSGTLSFTPGGVFDSPVSPTMLSVLLVLFAFGIGKAALMPFHRWLPAAMVAPTPVSALLHAVAVVKAGVFSVVKVVVFIFGIDTVAELPITPFLVYLAGASILLASLVAMRQDNFKSRLAYSTVSQLGYITLGAFLASQAAIAGSVLHITMHAFGKITLFFCAGAVYVAHHKSQISELDGMGRVMPVTFIAFTLAALSIIGLPPLGGVWSKWFLMLGALDSGYLIMLAVLSISSLLNIVYLLEIPARAFLRPAPAGAQVQEARRSSVIAMVITTVMCIALFAYGGDLYEFIRSARLA from the coding sequence GAGGCCTCGTCGCTGATTGCGGCGGCGGTACTGTTTGGCCTGGTTTATACCCTGTTTGGTCATTTCCAGGGCGGCGCAGAAATTGCCGTAAGCTGGATCGAGATTCTCCCCGGCCTGGATATCGCCTTTAAAGTAGAAACCACCGGCATGGTGTTCGCCCTGATCGCCAGCTCGCTGTGGTTTGTTACTGTGCTCTACGCCATTGGGTATATGCGTGGCCACAGCGAGCAGAACCAGACCCGCTTTTACGCCTGCTTTGCAGTGGCGATTAGTGCGGTGATGGGCATCGCCTTTGCCGAAAATCTCTTTACCCTGTTTGTCTTCTACGAGGTGCTGTCGCTGTGCACCTATCCGCTGGTGACCCACGCCGGCAACGACAAAGCCAAGCAGGGCGGTCGCATTTATCTGGGCATTTTGCTGGGCACCTCTATTGCGCTGTTTTTGCCGGCCATTATCGCCACCTGGATGCTGTCGGGCACACTGAGTTTTACCCCGGGCGGCGTTTTCGATAGCCCGGTATCGCCGACTATGTTATCGGTGCTGCTGGTACTGTTTGCCTTTGGTATCGGCAAGGCGGCGCTGATGCCCTTCCACCGCTGGTTGCCGGCGGCGATGGTGGCGCCCACGCCGGTATCCGCCCTGCTTCACGCCGTGGCGGTGGTCAAAGCCGGGGTGTTCTCGGTGGTCAAAGTGGTGGTGTTTATCTTTGGTATCGACACCGTGGCCGAACTGCCCATCACCCCCTTCCTGGTGTATCTGGCCGGCGCGTCGATTCTGCTGGCATCGCTGGTGGCCATGCGTCAGGACAACTTTAAATCCCGGCTGGCTTATTCCACCGTCTCCCAACTGGGCTATATCACCCTGGGGGCTTTCCTCGCTTCCCAGGCCGCTATTGCCGGCAGCGTGCTGCATATCACCATGCACGCCTTTGGCAAAATCACCTTGTTCTTCTGTGCCGGTGCGGTGTATGTGGCCCATCACAAGAGCCAGATCAGTGAGCTTGACGGTATGGGCCGGGTGATGCCGGTAACCTTTATCGCCTTTACCTTGGCGGCGTTATCCATTATTGGTCTGCCGCCCCTGGGTGGGGTGTGGAGTAAATGGTTCCTGATGCTGGGTGCGCTGGATAGCGGCTACTTAATTATGCTGGCGGTGCTGTCCATCAGTTCGCTGCTAAATATTGTTTACCTGCTGGAGATACCCGCCCGGGCCTTTTTGCGACCGGCCCCGGCCGGCGCCCAAGTGCAGGAGGCCCGCCGCAGTTCGGTGATTGCCATGGTGATCACCACGGTCATGTGTATAGCCCTGTTTGCCTACGGCGGTGATCTCTACGAATTTATTCGCTCAGCGAGGCTTGCCTAA